The Pogoniulus pusillus isolate bPogPus1 chromosome 6, bPogPus1.pri, whole genome shotgun sequence genomic interval CAGAGTGTTTAGATAATGTCTGCTGTTTTTTAGTCCCATAGGCTGATGCTGCTTACAGTATGTTTGGGTAACTCCTAAACCACCATAGCAGCTAACTTGGCAGCAGTATTTGAGGAGCTGACTGGATATGCTGTTGGGAAAGGACTCAAGTAACCTCAGCTCACCTTGGTATAAGCAAATATTATTCTAGAGGTTTATCCAATTTCTTGCAGTCACTTGACAGCCAGCTGCACAGGCCACCTTTCACCTCTGAAGGTCTGTTACATCCATATGAGCACAAACTAAGACAACAAGGTGTGACTGTAGACAGGTATGGAGAGACAGTACTACATCATCCCCAGCACTAATACCTTCCCTTTTCCCACCTGCTGTTGCACACTTTTAACTAGCAGAATCACTTAGATTACAAAGGCAGCAATCTTTATTCTTGGACACATTACAATTCTCACACTTAAAATACCCCCATTTAAAAGAAACTGTGGACTTCTAAGTTCCCAATAAACAGAAGAAAGTTGGCAAATGGCAAGATGACATTCAAATCCCTAGGCAGAAAATACCCTTTCCCACCTTCCTTTGGCCTCTTACTCCTTATAACCACAGCCTCCTGGACcactctgcactgcagcctAGAATCCAGGCATCAGTGTGTGATTGTGCAAGACAAAAGTGGACATCCTGCAAAACACTCCTTGGAACAAGTTGCATATCACATATATGGGGGTGGCTCATcaagtctcctccaaccctcAATTAGATGACACTGCCTTGCACACAAGTGTAACAACAGATCTCTTCTCACTGTTACCCTTTGGGGAAGGAATGGAAACATGGAAAATAGGCTTGCATAGCCTCTCTTGATGGCTGGTAGTTTCCATATGAGGTTTCAGACCACTCAGTTTCTTCAAACATGCACTACTGCTGTTCAATCCACACTGTCTACAGGCTCAGCAAACTGCCCCACAAATGAAAATTAACCTTTCTAACAGGGGAAAAATGTAGTTGACAGAACCATTTTCTACTGGATGTGAGTTGCACAGGAAATAGGAAGGCACTCACACAGCTATACAGGAAGTAAGCCCTTCCCTCAACAGCAGTAACTGTTTAGGCTGCAGGTTACTGAACTTCTTGGAGGATCTCCATACTGAACATGTACTTGTAGCTAACAATTCAATCTTTACAGCACCAGGCTTTGTATAAAGGCTATAGGGAAACTGGCATTTTACTTCTTGAGAGGAATTTAACAGATGGAAAACAGCCCAAAGTGCAAGTGATCCAAACCAGAAATTTAAGGCATTAATGACACATTCATCCTGACTCTTAACAAGCTGCACAGCACATTGCTGGGAGTAAGCATAAGCTAGCACATTTTATGTTCAGAAAGAACAAAGCATAATGCTACACTGTGGTCAAAGCCTCTGaaacaaaagcacagcaaaaagcagagctgagcaggaaaGAGGGTTTTATCTGCAGCCTCTTCACCCATTCCCATTGAGCCAAACAACCTCCATGCAGTAGTTTCTGTGCACCTCCACTCCTCAGCTACATTCCAAATGAACACTGCCACTGCAGTACTACAGACTTTGCTCCTTCTGAAAACAGCCCCCCAACTTGCAACTGCAAGCAACAGTTACTCAGCTACTAAAGTGTATTTATACTTTGCTTCTTCAAGTACTCTGGTTAGTGGCCTCAACAGGagtggaagggaaaggaaggtaGGAATTTATTGTAAGGTGAGAACTATAAaaggaggaaacaaaaaagaggAACCCTGCCACACTGCAACTGTGAACTTGAAATGTCAGGTAGGGGTGGAGATTACAACCAGAGGGTTCAAATCGGTTGTTGCTCTTACAGTAACTAGCCAAAGGCAAGTTACAATACTTGCCATTTCACAGGTATCAGAGTTAAACTGGCTGAGAAAACAAGTGGGAGATTAACATACAGGAGAATGATTTTGCTTTCTTCCACTAGATGAGCAGGAAACCAAAATGAAAAATCACTGCCAGCCTTTTAAAAATAagactgtggggaaaaaaaagtaaattttGGAGGTCACCCTAGTAGTGCCAATAACACCAGCTCACGGATGGCACTAAATAGGGGCCTAAACCAGAATCAGAAGAGGGAAACATCCAATTACTCTCCCACATCccatgctggagctgcctgctccacaATGAGCATGGGGAGGTAGCATTCCAGGCAGGCTTGATATAAATAGTGTCCACAACACCATCCAAGCCATTCTAGCGACCAGATGGCTTACAAATTCTGACGGAAACATTCTCAGTCACTGTCAAATTTGACTGAATTGACTTGAGTTGATATAGTGCCTCCACGGTAGCTGCCTCgttttttctttgtcttctcATGGCGGAAAGATTTGCCTTTAGTGAATTTCAGGATATTGTTAGCCTTCTCACCCCAGTCACCAGCTGCTCCTTTCTGTGAGGGATGAagttggagaggaaaaaagaaattcagGTCAGTTCCCAAGAGAGTAAATGCTTTGCACTTCATGCTACCCAGCAAACACCAGAGCAGGTATTACTCTCCCATGCAGCTCCTGTCAGTGCTCACATACTTCCCAACAGCACCTCCAGGTGGAAAAAGACACCACCCGCAAGCACACCAAGACTGCTCTGTATTTGCAGAGGTCAAGTGTTACCACTCTTGGCACTACCTAACCCTACCTTTGCTTCAAATGAGTTATCAGCAACACGAGCATCCAGCTCAATCTCTTCTTCCCTTACACGCCGGAATGGAGAGGCTGGCTGttaagcagaaaggaaatgAGAAACAGTAAATACACACACATGTGTAAGATATTCCTTTAATGACAACCTCCTTCCCCTGCAAATAGAGCCCTGCTCACATTACCTCAAGTCTTCGTTTCTCAGAtctgtaatttttttcccaTCCTCAGGTAAGGCAGCCCAGGCATACTTCTTTGCAAGCATACCTAATCAGGCTTTGCCAGAACTATATTACACGCATATAGACACTTCTTAGGGTCCTTCATAGAAGGGTCAAGTGCTCAAAAAGGGAGCAAAAATGCAAATGATATTGTGGGCCTAACCTCCTGCAAAACAAACTCACTTGTTCAGGAGGCAGAAATCCCTCCTTCAAGTCACCAGAGTCCACCCTCACTTACCCGTTTCACCTTGGGAACTGTGTGTGGTGTTTTGATCTTTGCCTTTTTACTATGTGGTGTCTCTGCTTCCTGAACAtctttcctcttctgtttcATCCTAATTGTGCCTGTCAGATGAACAGTAATAAACCTTCAAGTGGAGTAACTGCAGTGTTGGGAAAGGCAATGGCATTTGTCCCCAAGAATGCAAACATGGTGTTGGCCCAGGTGTGAGATGCATTACCTCACAAAGAAAACAGACTGCTATAAAATATTAACCACCATTCTGGGTTAGTAGGGATTTTGCCATCCTATACTAAAGGATTACTTCATGGAACAGGGTATCTATGTATTAATAATTTAGTGCACGTTATAGTTCTGTTGGTTAGCATTCTCCAGTTCTTGGAATCACACAATATGCAAGTGCACACATCACTTGTGCATTCAAAGTTTTTTCCTCTGGGACGGATAAAGATTGAGACCCGTGGAGCCCTACTCAATACAGTCAGGGTCCTCCAGCAGCCTACCTTGCTCTCACTAGCAATTCTGTGCATGCAGTTGGCAACTGGCAACAACTGTACAGAAACATAGTTCATGTTGCCACAGATTCCATTGCCAGCAGATATACAATACAGACAAAAAGGGTCACAGCAAATTAGAAACTATCTCCTCCCTCTCAGTACTGCACCAGATGGTATCATCTAATAGCACAGAGAGATCATTTAGGAAAGGCTCCCATTCATGCCTGGCTCATAACACTGCCTGaaaagcccccttcagattgtAAATAATACCTCCATTGACTTTTCCAGTctcttcctcagagctgctctcgcTGCTACTACTGCTACTGCTGCCACCAGCTGGCTTAGACTTTGAGTTGTTTGCAATTGGTGTTGCAGCTtttgccttctctgcagaggcagTGGTCTTAGAGTTGTTCTGTACTCCTTTTCCCGCCTTTTTgggcttctcttcctcttcgcTGGAACTATCAGATGAGctgctactactactactactagaAGCAGCATCCTTCTTCCCaacagctgcttttgctgccccTTTAGATTTGGTGGCTGGTTTCACCGCtggcttcttttcttcttcactgcTTGAGCTGTCAGAGTCAGAAGTGCCTGCTTTGGAAACTAGGGTAGAAGGCTTGGACACTGGCTTAGCCACTTTGTCAGGTAATTTAGCTGGAGTGCCTTTCTTCTcatcttcagagctgctggagctgctatCTGAATCAGAGCTACTCTGAGCTTTCTTTGGGGCAACCTGTGACTTCTTCGTTGCAGGCGTTGATGCTTTAGTTGGGGGCTTCACAGGGGTCTTCTTGTCAGAGCTATCAGAATCTAGAATTACAAAAAGAATAACCAAGGTTAAGCCCCATTCCTTTAACATGACGATATCACACAGAATTGATATTCAGTGCACTTTATTAGCTGCTTGAAGCAACACTGTACTAAGTATTCCTGTCCAACTGTATCCTCATAACTTGCCTAGAAATGTTTGAGTAAGAACAATGTGCATTTGGaaattcttcctttctcctACCCCAGTACCTGAGCTGTCAGAGGAGGAACTGGagtctttctttgcttttccaggCTTGACAACTACTTTTGCTGGTTTGGAGGTATTCTTTACCACAGGTTGTTTAGCTGGGGGTTTATTCCCTACCTTCTTCTTGTCATCTTCAGAGCTAGAATctaaaccaaagaaaaaaaaggatgttAAGTTAACAAGCTCCTGGTGCAAGCTACTTTAGTAATAACATGTATGTAACTCATGGGGAAGTGAAAAGCAAGACGGGATGTGgccaaggctgagctgctggataACTGTCAATAAGCAGTATCTAATGAATACTTGAAAGCTGTGGGGACAGTATTCATCTTTCCACACATCATCTTTGTTGGGAGGAAGTGGAAACAAGCAATTTAAGTTCTTCACTAATGAACACAAAAGGAAGCAAATACTTGAAGAACAATGTATAAGAGGTACACAATAAAGAGTAAGTACAGGTATTGTCAAGAACTAGAGGAGAAGAAAGATCTACAAAAGCCTTGTGGTGAAGACGAAAGAACAGGCA includes:
- the NOLC1 gene encoding nucleolar and coiled-body phosphoprotein 1 isoform X2, with translation MAECRAVPSDLFPFVLAFLREHQFEGAARAFAREAAAASGAAKEQDPNAASLLDIFSYWLKSPAAKKRKLVPNGSQVKRKPSSSSDDSSSEEETPPAKKPAKAAAITKAKAVPPAKKAESSSEDSSDDSDSEEEKQPPAKKGAKFVVKPTGPKVQPQKKAESSSSDSSSSDEEEPKKQPPKPTTPKSAISKGSKAAQAPTKVINGKAASSSSSSEDSDDEKAAPKKAIPKKSPLPKPAENQPHRGKKKQAEESSSSEDSSDSSDDEKTPAKQKSKSGQYSAVPPPQAMQKKKGLAKTPAKKAESSDSSDSSDEAEQVPTKGGAGKAVVAKTITGLQNNAVTTKKAESSSDSDSDSSSEDDKKKVGNKPPAKQPVVKNTSKPAKVVVKPGKAKKDSSSSSDSSDSDSSDKKTPVKPPTKASTPATKKSQVAPKKAQSSSDSDSSSSSSEDEKKGTPAKLPDKVAKPVSKPSTLVSKAGTSDSDSSSSEEEKKPAVKPATKSKGAAKAAVGKKDAASSSSSSSSSSDSSSEEEEKPKKAGKGVQNNSKTTASAEKAKAATPIANNSKSKPAGGSSSSSSSESSSEEETGKVNGGTIRMKQKRKDVQEAETPHSKKAKIKTPHTVPKVKRPASPFRRVREEEIELDARVADNSFEAKKGAAGDWGEKANNILKFTKGKSFRHEKTKKKRGSYRGGTISTQVNSVKFDSD